The Portunus trituberculatus isolate SZX2019 chromosome 27, ASM1759143v1, whole genome shotgun sequence DNA window cacacacacacacacacacacacacacacacacacacacacacacacacacacacacacacacacacacacacacacacacacacacacacacacacacacacacacactccagagaTGCACTAGAAGTTTGGGAGTGAAGtgggatggagaaagagagagaggtggggatgtAGGCGAGGCGGGGAGGGGATACGGGTGTCGATCGGTGCGTGGGCGGGCTGGCGTCGCTTCAGCTAAGCCTGTAACGACACAACAGCATCAGTACAACAGCGAGAGTAACGGTAATAGTAAGAGCACACCAGTTAGTTGGCAGCGGTAACAGCGTTTGTGTGTTCCCGAAGCTCGCAGCCTCTAGTGCCTCTTATCGTATTGGAAGTGTTGGAAGTGTAATGTATGCCTCGATCATCGCTTATCTTCGCCACAGGGATGGATGTGTTGAGAGCCTACCTGTGAACTCAGTAATCAACTAAGTGACTCACTGACTAACTAATAAAATAACTGACTGAATAATTAATTACCAACCTGCTTATCTAATTAATTAACTAGCCAAACCTGTATAGCGCCAGTAAGCAGcttatgaagaggaaggaagtgaaaaagatgAGTATGTAGGTGACTGTGAGTAGAGGGTTGGAAGGCAAAGGTTACACATACTGCCAGAGATGAGAAATGGTGTCAGTGTACATGCGTGATGGGGAGACGTGAGCGTTGTGAGGTGAGGGAATGTGAGGTGAAGAGAGGACGCAACAATATGAAGTAATGTGACGTGGTACATTGgacccatattcagaaatggctttgttctctcacaacgattattttccaaggctagagagatgattagccgagtgcTTCTCTTTAATACTGCAAAAGTGTTGTTAGTccaccactagaaccataaaaaaaacattgaaaagcctGTGCAAGTTCAATTAGAGTCTTTGTAGGGTAGTGGAGGAGCCGCaagaatgtttcagaatataataCGGAGTGAGATGATGTAAAATCAGGTGAGATGCGGTAATATGACGCGAGGTGAAGTGATGGGAGGTAAAATGGTAAGAGTAAGGCTGCAAGAGGTGATACATGCCCTCCTCCCTCGTAGTCATTACCTAGATGAGTTCTCTCAGGCATAAAAACGTTGTTGCATTCTAACATTCCCTCGCGAATATGTAACACAATTATGTCTTATGCAAATATGGTTTTGAGTTTGTCATTATAGATATCATTATGATTCAGGTTATTGTTATGACTATCAtcaacactaccactatcacatttcataccactactactactactactactactactactactactactactactactactactactactactactactactactactactacttattgtCACAGTCTTGATGGAGTTACTTGTGTTACATGTAAAAATATCTTTATTATCCACCCAGCTACTCATTCACgcacactcacccactcacccacccacgcatacacacatacacacctgggGTCACCTGTGTgccaacagcagcaacacacaccaacacaagagTTGCTCATCACATCTTGCGGGAACGGAACTGGCGGTCTGTACGGCAGCGGATTCCTCGCCTgaagggaacgagagagagagagagagagagagagagagagagagagagagagagagagagagagagagagagagagagagagagagagagagagagagagagagagagagagagagagacgtgaaagaaaaattaaaatatgaTTGACTTCAACgtaaactatgtgtgtgtgtgtgtgtgtgtgtgtgtgtgtgtgtgtgtgtgtgtgtgtgtgtgtgtgtgtgtgtgtgtgtgtgtgtgtgtgtgtgtgtgtgtgtgtgtgttaccttctCAACTTTGTCTTGCTCATCCAGTTTCACTTTTTCCACAAAGAGATTCGTGTTTTGTTACCGAGTTTGACGTAATGGAAGCGGGAGAAGAGAGGACTGGaataatgagggagggaggactggTGGGATGGtgcgatggaaggaagggagggaggagaaacgcAGACAAAAGAGATGGTGAAAAGAATAGAGGGGTAGAGGttgcaggatgtgtgtgtgtgtgtgtgtgtgtgtgtgtgtgtgtgtgtgtgtgtgtgtgtgtgtgtgtgtgtagcagtagGAGGTGGAATAAAGGGGAAAGATGGAAACCTGAGGCAATAACCAAGAAGAAATATCCAGTAAACATCAGACGTCTTATAATTACCTTTcactcacgtctctctctctctctctctctctctctctctctctctctctctctctctctctctctctctctctctctctctctctctctctctctctctctgtttatccctCGTGACTTACTGGCTGCTTCTTCactcctcaccacaccaccacggtCATCAAACTGCCATGCCTCACCACACAATCACTCTTTACCGCACCATATCACTCCTCACGCCACTCATTCTCCCTTCAGGCACACTCTCACCTTCCATCATTTACCCGTCACTCACTCGTTCTTCACTCGTCATTCTGTCTCTCACCTGTCAATCCGTCTTTTATTCACATTCACACGTCACTTTCACACGTCACTCTCTCACCTCTTACGACGTGGACGTGCACTGTGGCGGGCTGCGCGTCGTGAGGTGCGCAGGTGTAGTTGCCGGAGTCAGCTTTCGCGGCGCGGGTGAGGAACAGCTTGGAGGTGGTTCTAGTGGGAGTCTTCTCGATCTCTACGCTCACGCCTCCTCTGGGAAAGGCATTGGTCCATAATTTATCCCCTTCGCCGCGAGACAACTTTTCCCATAATCACCCTTAATAAACTTTTTtgggtgtctttttttttatgtaaaagtcTCTTTAATACGATAATTCTTTGGCCGAGAAACGACAAACTTAACCTCACACTCTCTTTTTTTCGGTCCCGGTGAAAACTATAGCAAGTATTCTTCGATTCCTAAGGGTGATTGTTCCTTGCAGTCTGTGAGTAGAAGGGAAAGGTTACTTGACAATTCTCACCAAGTCCCTGTTTAGAGACGTGTGGGAGAGCTAAAGCGTGCACTTCCTGATtagaaatgtatgtgtgtgaggcGGTGTGTTGCCTCAGGAGACGTGCATgtataaagaagcaatggacaGACAGTGCAGGCTTCTTAAAGGGGTCTGTACACCTCAGTTCACACATGTATTGGCAAGATATGAGACTTTCTGTTAAGTGGCATTTAATtatggttatgtgtgtgtgtcgagtgtGGGGGAATGGGGAGCGGGTAggttacattttcattttaaaGTATATAGTGTATTATAGGAAAATTTTCGGTTCGTGCTTAGAGCTGTATTTTTAGTGAGTGTCAGGAAGGTCCGATGTACAAAGACAtggtgagaggagaaggggagggaacggGACGGTGTCAGCGTTTAATTAGTGTTTAGGCTGCGGTAATATAACAATACCTCGGAGGCGGCAACATTCCATTAAAAAATTTGTGATTAGTGAGGAAATTAAATCTTTTGAAGGAGTAAAGAATATCCCCTCATGATGCCTTAATTATGCGAAGAAGTTTGTTGCTCCGTGAATTCATCATGCCTCGCTGCCTTGCCGGAGCGCaccagatgttaaaaaaattcaGATCAGTTGCATTGAGTAGAATTCTAGTAGTGTGTCTTCAGCAGATATTATATgccaagaggaaggtttcaagacacttatcctccggccttggctgacgcttttgtcTTTGTATGGGCCGGGCACCtcagtgagctttttttttttattgtattttctgttGGCCTTACCGAAGCAAAGCCCTTCATACACACAAGAAATATTCATGCCTGGATATCTTATGAATGATGTTTTCCGTTCCAGGACGTGTTTGTGTCTGGCTGTGAGAGTGAGTGGTACGTGAAGTGGGCGTGGCGACCCGTCCATCACCTGAGAACCACCAGTGTCCAGGTATGTGCTCCCTCTTATTACAGTGATTACAGGTGCGTGTTTTATGTTGGGTAATTTTTGTTATTAGTGTGGAGACAAGTGAATATCTGACTGTTGTTCTGCACTGACGGGAGCAACAGTATGAATcagcacaaaaaataaatagttaagATGGTTAATAAGCTCAGCACGACACGCGGACAGTGTTTTTTGTCTTGCATTTTTTAACGTTTTAATGTAGACTTTGCTTCCAGTGACTGTGTTTGTGAATGGAAGGCGTGTCGTCGTCTGGCGCGTCCCTCACTCTCGCCTCTTGTCCGCACGTGATTCACTTACTCAGTTGGTTCGTGTCTCGATTTTACTCCGAAACGTTCTAGGTGAAAGTTTTATCACTGGCATCGctgtcctctccccttcccaggCGTGCTTCTCTCCAGACTTCCCTCACCGGCAGTCTTCCATCCCCAGCATTTCCAGGGACGctattcttgtcttcctttgaaTATCCTCACATCATTTCCATCCTgacaccttccctcttcctctttcctgctcCTTAACGCTTCCTCTTTGCCTCCAGCACCTCCTTACTTCCCATCCTCCCTAACTCTCCCTCCATGCTCCCCCTTCTCGGCCATCTCTTCAAACCTCTTTCATCTTGCACTATCTtatgcctcctcgtccctccgTTACGAAAAAGTGTcttgggtgagggagaggatggtgcaggaggagggaaggctgtgGCGGCGCGTGCTGTTTGCCGAAGAACCAATAAAGTCTAATAGTTAGACGTAAGAAGAATATAACTGGAAGCACCTTCCCAAGAACTTCATAATGAAAACTGGTGTACCTACAATGCTTAGAAGAAATTGTAGCTGCGGTTGCCTTGTAATTTagtaatgcatttttttctgtatcattaTGTTTGTTACAGAAAATACAAGTACTATATGAAGAAATAACTGTTTTAGCAAAGATCACGTCGCCAGCTCACATCACCGCCTATGTCCAACAAGTGTAGCCCAGTGTTACTCCACAGGGAACGATTTTGGCGCTTGAAATTTAACCACTTTTAGAATCTGTTTTGTTTCAGACTTTGTCATACAAGCATGATTCATCTGTTACTCGACGTGTTAGTcaaacttttcctcttactgtctctccaccttttccatgttttCGTGGGAAATTTACCTACATTTAGCCCGATCCCAGGAAAAGCGACCTCTCCGGTCGTTGAAAGCACCACCTGTGTAGCTTTGATTCCTGCCTTCCTAAAGTAATTGTTTGATTCACTTCTGCACTTAGGAATTTTCTCTGTGAAGCCAGGAAGTGAAGCTTAAGCACGAAGAAGGGGACTGGTGGGAAgcatggaggaaatggagaaggaggaggaaatggagaaggaggaggaggaggaaatggagaaggaggaggaggaggaggaggaggaggaggaggaggaggaggaggaaaatggcaaGACGAGAATACCTGGGAGAGTCGTAGTCGAGCTCAGTGTTGCCCCGATACCAGGCAAGGGAGCCCTGGTCTTCCTCCCTAGTGTTGACTATGCACGTGAGCTTGATGGTGGAGCCCTCCTGCAGGAACACCTCGGAGGGGCCTTGTACCCTCGCCTGCTGCACTGCGGGGGGCAAAGGGGGCGGATGGGGGGTGAATAAAAGTTACCGGCAGGGCGAACGCTTCTTATGAATAAAAGTTCAGGTTATGTTAAAGAGGTGGATAGATTAgcgatatgaaaaaaagaagatatgttAAATCCTTTACTTAaaatgtttggtgtgtttttaaggaGTTGGTCAGTTAGTTGAGTTAACGAACGAGATGACTCACTTTAATTAAGCCAGGATGTGTGCATGAATGGGGCGTGTTTAATTAAGTCAAGCTGCCCTATACTGCAAAAATGAGtgagcgtgagtgagtgagggcgtGAGGAGTGGCAGAGTTAAAGTGAAGGTGTCTGGAGGACGAATGAATGTTACTTGTCTAAAGGGACATTCCACGCGTTGTGACACTAAGAGCAGCATCAATTCAAGGGAGTTAATGTTTAGGTGAGCCGTGTATGAAGTGAGCAGTTGTGTGTGAAGGACTGGCGGCGTTAAAGTGAATGTTAATCGTCTGCAGTGAGACGTTCGAAACACTGTAGCGATATCAAGTTAGTTCTGTTAACGTTTAGATAAGTTATCACCGAAATAACTAATTAAGTTCACAAGAAATAAGACAGTCATTCACCATTGCATTAGTAAAATATCACAAACTCTCGACACATTTCAACGAGGCAGGGAAATGAATAACATAGTCTCATTTTGAATCTGAGAGCAGCGATGCGAGAAATGATACGATACCATCACACTGTGGGCGTCGCTTAGCTAAAGTAAGATAAAGACAATCGTATCAATGTGCAAGGATAACGTAGTATAGTCATGCCTTGTataaaggtcagaggtcaggtGGAGGTTAGTCTGCAGTTAGTAATTGATTATATGTATCAGTGCGATGTGACAGCCAGAATGTGAAATTAATCAGCAATATTAAAAGTTAAAGCAggtgaatgaattaattaagaTAGGAAATGCATATATGGAAACACAATCAAAGCACAAAGCGAAGCAATGGAGGACATTTAAGTGTGCAGAGAGAGCAGGACAGGTGCGTGAGGTGGGTAGACTCACCTTGTACGTGCAGGTGTATAGGCAGGTGTATCTTCGGGCTGGAGGACACCTGGCACTCATACACACCTGCATCCCTGAAGGTGACAGACGAAATATCCAAGTGCCACTCATTGCTGTCCTCGGGGTGGAAGACCTGTGTGTGGGCGACAGGTGTGTTACAATGGCTTTCTCATGCCTGCAGTGTGAGGCCAGGTGTGTGAGGGAGCgtttatgagaaaaaatatgtataaatgcAATTTTTGTGAGACATATGTGAGGTAAGGAGTGGGAAGATGCATTTTGTTAAAGGTAATTGCAGATGTGTGAAGGTTTGATTATTTTGTGAGACAGGTTTGAGAAGATGTGTGTTGCATATATTTCAAGACGTGGCAGGGAGATGTGTGTGTTACGAAAGACTTTTTGCTACAAGAGGCAGTAAGAAAGCATGCACGAGTACAAAATGAATATTTACTTATATGTACTTGTAGTATATATAGAATAATACTAAACTTTCTGTATCCTTTACTGCTTGGAACGAAGTTGAAGTCAGCAAAGCGACGCTACAAAAATCAACACAGTTTGCACTCTCAGGCAAAAAGAAGACATTACTGAGCGATTCAGTGAGAAACTaccatgaaggaaaataaacgtaACTTTTGTTTGGATTTACATTGAAGCTAtaaactgcgtgtgtgtgtgtgtgtgtgtgtgtgtgtgtgtgtgtgtgtgtgtgtgtgtgtgtgtgtgtgtgtgtgtgtgtgtgagagagagagagagagagagagagagagagagagagagagagagagagagagagagagagagagagagagagaggagaggggaaaagagggaagaattgATGGATAGGCGCCAAGGAGGcagtgaaaagaataaaagaagcgaagaagaaaatttagtaaagGCAGAGGGAAGtatacgtggagagagagagagagagagagagagagagagagagagagagagagagagagagagagagagagagagagagagaaattgggtCAGAGattgaattaaaagaaaaaggaaacaagagaagagggcGAAAGGTGATaataggaggaataggagaggaggagggagagggagagaaaaaagaaaggggggatgagagaaatgaaggaagaaaagatgatcggtgaaataaaaaaaaagcggagTGAGTTGTTGAGAGGTGTGATGAtaattgactggctggctggctgactgacactTTGATTGCCGACAAGGGTGACTGGAAGTGGTGTTTGGACTCACCTTAAACCTCTCGTCGCTCGTGTAGGTAAAAATATCCACCGTTAGGATGTGAAGGTCCCTCTGGCGAATCCacgacacctgagagagagagagagagagagagagagagagagagagtaaggtaaGAAAGGATAAGcgcttctccctgcctctccctcatcccaaacacacacacacacacacacacacacacacacacacacacacacacacacacacacacacacacacacacacacacacacacacacacacacacacacacacacacacacacacacacacacacacacacacacacacacagctatgaCATTTGTATCATCACGGGTTCCCTTCACATGCGACTCCCTTTTACTGCCAGGAAGTCTTCTTGCATGACAAACCCGGCTATTTATGCGTCCATTATCGTGTACAGCTCGCCGGATCACTCTCATTTCTCATACGCAACCTCGGTGAGCTCATGAAATAGGGACTACCTCGCCCTCTTCTTgccgccactactactgcctccTGCTGCGCCGCCTCCCACACGCCACACTCCCCCCACGCAGCCGACGCCGCCGCAGCACCAATCACCGCACTTGCTCAAAGAACTTCTTTTTCCAGACTGACTTCTCAAGTAGTCTGTTTTCCTCCTtaccccgtcctcctcctcctcctactactcctctttcttttcctcttcgtcctcttcctccttctattcttctgaTCACTTTCCAAACCGACACAGCCAGACTACACCCAAAGAATACTAATCTCATCAGtacccatttctcttcctctctttgtggCGGTGCGTTTTTGTGCTTCCGCGGGCACATGTGTTCTTGTTAACGTGACCGCCGTGGCTTTTATTTCGGCGTCAAGTCATTTTTCGAAGTCAGACCGGAGAGGAGAAAtgactgtactactactactactactactactactactactactactactactactactactactactactactactactactactaacaccaatcAACACTACCGCAATAAACTGGCTCGGCTCAATAACACTGTGTCTATTTTGGACTGCAAATACTACTCTGCCTCTCACGTTTCCACTTCACCTGTCATTCCATCAGTCGGACTCCCACGGTGACAAGCGGGACTCACCTTGACAGTCGCTGCGTCCCGCTTGTCCAGGTTGAGCACCGTGCATGGGAGCCGCGCCCGCTGCCCCACCATGGCCGTCACGTTAGTATCTCCCAAGTCCGCGAAGTGAGGCTTGTTGGTGTTCTCACGGCCCCATGTGATTTTGGCCGAGGTGATCACTTCCTCCCGTCCTGCGGCGTGAAGTgcgggttagagagagagagagagagagagagagagagagagagagagagagagacatatcatCTCTTGTATATGAATCAGAATAACGtaccggcgtgtgtgtgtgtgtgtgtgtgtgtgtgtgtgtgcaagagagagggagagggagagggagagggagagggagcacttacatttatttattggaTGTGAATAAGGTAAACGCGCCGGTGACGTAATATATGACGAGGACGGAACACAGACCATTAcccatgaaaagagagagagagagagagagagagagagagagagagagagagagagagagagacctgcatgATGAGCAAAAAATAcacccgtaaaaaaaaaaaaaaaaaaggaatgaaaaaggagaaagacagatgCAGATGAGTGCGCAGTGCAGAGCAGGCCGTGCTAGTGTATAGATCACTTGgcggcaaaagaaaagaaagaacgaaggaaagaaagaaagaaagaaaacaagggaaaaaaaaaggaactgatGGAAGTCGAGTAACATGCTGGTACACGCAAaccagagagaaaataaaaaaaaggagagtagaaaagaataaaaggatacagt harbors:
- the LOC123509511 gene encoding uncharacterized protein LOC123509511 isoform X2 — its product is MVGQRARLPCTVLNLDKRDAATVKVSWIRQRDLHILTVDIFTYTSDERFKVFHPEDSNEWHLDISSVTFRDAGVYECQVSSSPKIHLPIHLHVQVQQARVQGPSEVFLQEGSTIKLTCIVNTREEDQGSLAWYRGNTELDYDSPRGGVSVEIEKTPTRTTSKLFLTRAAKADSGNYTCAPHDAQPATVHVHVVRGEESAAVQTASSVPARCDEQLLCWCVLLLLAHR
- the LOC123509511 gene encoding kin of IRRE-like protein 2 isoform X1; the protein is MRGVTAGLHHPLLLLLLLLFLILLVSLPAQGREEVITSAKITWGRENTNKPHFADLGDTNVTAMVGQRARLPCTVLNLDKRDAATVKVSWIRQRDLHILTVDIFTYTSDERFKVFHPEDSNEWHLDISSVTFRDAGVYECQVSSSPKIHLPIHLHVQVQQARVQGPSEVFLQEGSTIKLTCIVNTREEDQGSLAWYRGNTELDYDSPRGGVSVEIEKTPTRTTSKLFLTRAAKADSGNYTCAPHDAQPATVHVHVVRGEESAAVQTASSVPARCDEQLLCWCVLLLLAHR